A part of Larkinella insperata genomic DNA contains:
- a CDS encoding VOC family protein, whose amino-acid sequence MQQRISVITLAADDLPAMRQFYVETLGWEPVAENQDILFIKCNGFLFSICKKEQLAPLIGVKPDGTGFRAFTISYNVPTRAEVDEWFAKLKARKVALYQEPTEAFFGGYFFYFSDVEGNVLEIAYNPYIPLDEAGNALTHNSIADL is encoded by the coding sequence ATGCAACAACGAATCAGTGTGATTACGCTCGCGGCTGACGATTTGCCGGCCATGCGACAATTTTACGTGGAGACGCTCGGCTGGGAGCCGGTTGCTGAAAATCAGGATATTCTGTTTATCAAATGCAACGGCTTTCTGTTTAGCATCTGTAAAAAAGAACAACTCGCTCCGCTGATTGGCGTCAAGCCCGACGGAACGGGTTTTCGCGCTTTTACGATCAGTTACAACGTGCCGACCCGAGCGGAGGTTGATGAATGGTTTGCGAAATTGAAAGCGCGAAAGGTAGCCCTGTATCAGGAACCGACGGAAGCGTTTTTTGGCGGCTACTTCTTTTATTTCTCCGATGTGGAAGGCAACGTTCTGGAAATTGCCTACAACCCCTACATTCCGCTGGATGAAGCAGGCAATGCCCTGACGCATAACAGCATCGCTGATTTGTAA
- a CDS encoding NAD(P)-dependent oxidoreductase, whose product MRLIIFGSTGSVGRLVVAQALAQGHTVTAFARNPAVLQDLPPARLTIHQGDALNPASVEQAVKGHDAVVCALGAGRKGTVRSEGTKNIIRAMEKTGTKRLVCQTTLGAGDSRGNLNFFWKYIMFGFLLKEAMKDHELQEKYVRQSNLDWTIVRPAAFTDGAATGNYRHGFSGDAKSLTLKISRADVAGFLLTQLTTDEYMKKTPGLSY is encoded by the coding sequence ATGAGACTCATCATCTTTGGATCAACAGGAAGTGTAGGGCGCCTGGTCGTTGCTCAGGCGCTGGCTCAGGGACATACCGTTACGGCTTTTGCCCGCAATCCGGCGGTTTTGCAGGATCTGCCACCGGCGCGGTTGACCATTCACCAGGGCGATGCGTTAAACCCCGCGTCGGTGGAGCAGGCGGTAAAGGGTCACGACGCGGTTGTGTGTGCGCTCGGGGCCGGACGCAAAGGAACGGTTCGCTCAGAAGGAACGAAAAACATCATCCGGGCAATGGAGAAAACCGGTACCAAACGGCTCGTTTGTCAGACGACTCTGGGAGCGGGCGACAGCAGGGGCAACCTGAATTTCTTCTGGAAGTACATCATGTTTGGTTTTTTGCTGAAAGAAGCGATGAAAGACCACGAATTGCAGGAAAAGTACGTCCGGCAAAGCAACCTCGACTGGACCATTGTTCGCCCGGCGGCTTTTACGGATGGGGCGGCAACGGGAAACTACCGGCACGGGTTCTCCGGCGACGCCAAATCGCTGACCCTGAAAATTTCCCGCGCCGACGTAGCGGGCTTTCTGCTGACGCAATTGACCACCGACGAATACATGAAGAAAACACCGGGGCTATCGTATTGA
- a CDS encoding RNA polymerase sigma-70 factor, with amino-acid sequence MQAHPRIDFPSQQLPLNTTPLDQNDPDDGLDGKPALNDTELFIRRTFEENPQKGCELLFRRYHQALCSHAVRYVYSKETAEDLVSDVFCKFWKTRAYATVTSSYRLYLFRSVRNEAYNYLRLEFQKLDGIETAEVREGALSQRPDQVLQFEEVAHKLESLVESLPPQCRKVFLLSRFEGCKYQDIATELGLSIKTVEVHMVKALSIVRRGLKDHWLVVVSALGHSLFL; translated from the coding sequence ATGCAAGCTCACCCAAGAATCGATTTCCCCAGTCAGCAACTTCCGCTAAATACAACACCGCTGGATCAAAATGATCCAGATGATGGACTGGACGGAAAACCGGCGCTCAACGATACGGAACTGTTTATCCGGCGGACGTTTGAAGAAAATCCGCAGAAAGGCTGTGAACTGCTGTTTCGGCGATACCATCAGGCGCTGTGCAGCCACGCCGTGCGGTACGTGTACTCGAAAGAAACGGCGGAAGATCTGGTGAGCGATGTCTTCTGTAAGTTCTGGAAAACCCGGGCCTACGCAACCGTCACTTCGTCGTACCGCCTTTACCTTTTCCGCAGCGTCCGGAACGAAGCCTACAACTACCTCCGGCTGGAGTTTCAGAAGCTTGACGGCATTGAAACCGCCGAGGTTCGGGAGGGGGCGCTCAGCCAGCGGCCGGATCAGGTGCTTCAGTTTGAAGAAGTGGCGCACAAACTCGAATCGCTGGTGGAATCGCTGCCTCCGCAGTGTCGCAAAGTATTCCTGCTGAGCCGGTTTGAAGGCTGTAAGTACCAAGACATTGCGACGGAGCTGGGCCTTTCAATCAAGACTGTTGAGGTGCACATGGTAAAAGCCCTGAGCATCGTCCGGCGCGGGCTGAAAGACCACTGGCTGGTGGTTGTTTCGGCGCTGGGTCATTCGCTTTTCCTCTAA
- a CDS encoding CatB-related O-acetyltransferase, giving the protein MMALVDPSTVFPLAGYERLCFLKNVVRHPQVTVGDYTYYDDFESVENFQKNIRYLFDFTCDRLTIGKFCMIASGVEFIMNGANHLVDAVSSYPFAIFGGDWATAMDGKAYPVKGDTVIGNDVWLGYRASILPGVTIGHGAIIGSYSVVTRDISPYSIVGGNPGRIIRSRFKEETVAELLEIAWWDWPLEKITRYAGLLTGNVTDFLAAVRSDPT; this is encoded by the coding sequence ATGATGGCACTTGTCGATCCGTCTACTGTTTTTCCGCTGGCCGGTTATGAGCGGTTGTGTTTCCTGAAAAATGTGGTCAGGCATCCGCAGGTTACCGTTGGCGATTATACGTATTACGATGACTTTGAGTCGGTCGAAAATTTTCAGAAAAACATCCGCTACCTCTTTGATTTTACCTGCGACCGGCTGACGATCGGCAAATTCTGCATGATTGCGTCCGGCGTGGAATTTATCATGAACGGGGCCAATCACCTGGTGGATGCGGTCAGTTCGTATCCCTTTGCCATTTTTGGCGGGGACTGGGCCACGGCGATGGACGGCAAAGCGTACCCGGTAAAAGGGGATACCGTCATTGGCAACGACGTCTGGCTGGGGTACCGGGCCAGCATTTTACCCGGAGTCACGATTGGCCACGGGGCCATCATCGGTTCCTATTCGGTTGTCACCCGCGACATTTCGCCCTACAGCATTGTTGGTGGCAACCCCGGGCGGATCATTCGCTCCCGATTTAAAGAAGAAACCGTTGCCGAACTGCTGGAAATCGCCTGGTGGGACTGGCCGCTGGAAAAGATTACGCGTTACGCCGGATTGCTGACGGGCAACGTAACCGATTTTCTGGCCGCTGTGCGCAGCGATCCCACCTAA
- a CDS encoding AraC family transcriptional regulator, with protein MVQPLINRHAALRPYLKDILVLEGCEHVISSNSFRFFADGCPGIFFQQSEQGLSLNEDYYSSLSVFLYGQTLKPVHMTTGGRFRILIFLLHPYAIRPLLGIKADELTDTCFDLGPLPTLSGVPLLEGLSHTDSVTEQAETIASCLLRMLQLNHPKADRMLDFAVSRIQVSNGHTSLPELQKTLAVSERTFERRFEQYVGISPRLFARICRFQSTLRQLNSRSYEKLSDVAFDNGYADQSHFIRSFKEFTGFSPLNLHRFADPFAENRSFIY; from the coding sequence ATGGTACAGCCACTCATCAATCGCCACGCGGCTTTGCGACCATACCTGAAAGACATTCTGGTTCTGGAAGGTTGTGAGCACGTCATCTCGTCGAATTCGTTCCGGTTTTTTGCCGATGGCTGCCCGGGCATTTTCTTTCAGCAGTCGGAACAGGGCCTTTCGCTGAATGAGGATTATTATTCGTCTCTATCCGTTTTTCTGTATGGGCAAACGCTAAAACCGGTGCACATGACAACCGGTGGGCGGTTCCGGATCCTTATTTTTTTGCTGCATCCCTACGCCATCCGGCCGTTGCTGGGCATCAAAGCCGATGAACTGACCGACACCTGTTTTGATCTGGGCCCGTTGCCCACCCTTTCCGGGGTTCCGCTGCTGGAAGGTCTTTCTCACACCGATTCGGTAACCGAACAAGCCGAAACGATAGCATCCTGTTTACTCCGAATGCTCCAGCTCAACCATCCCAAAGCCGATCGGATGCTGGATTTTGCCGTCAGCCGGATTCAGGTTTCCAACGGTCATACGTCCCTCCCGGAGTTGCAGAAAACCCTGGCCGTATCGGAACGAACGTTTGAGCGACGGTTTGAGCAGTACGTTGGCATTTCTCCCCGCCTGTTTGCCCGAATCTGCCGGTTTCAATCCACGCTCCGGCAATTGAACAGCCGGAGTTACGAGAAGCTATCCGATGTTGCCTTTGACAACGGTTACGCTGACCAGTCGCACTTCATTCGCTCTTTCAAGGAATTTACCGGTTTTTCCCCGCTGAATCTGCACCGGTTTGCCGACCCGTTTGCCGAAAACCGGTCTTTTATCTACTAA
- a CDS encoding GNAT family N-acetyltransferase, with protein MQLLITALAPTDYPEVVDVWEASVRPTHRFLTEEDIQFFKPLILNEYLKTVALVGVRDEQGNLMGFLGTAQDKIEMLFVHPAAMGKGIGKTLMDYAIHQLEATKVDVNEDNPQAVGFYKHRGFQVLSRSEVDPAGKPFPILHMALVK; from the coding sequence ATGCAACTGCTTATCACTGCCCTTGCGCCGACGGACTATCCTGAAGTTGTGGACGTTTGGGAAGCTTCCGTGCGGCCAACGCATCGCTTTCTGACGGAAGAAGATATTCAATTCTTCAAACCCCTGATTTTGAATGAATACCTGAAAACCGTTGCCCTGGTGGGCGTGCGGGATGAGCAGGGTAACCTGATGGGTTTTCTGGGAACGGCGCAGGACAAAATTGAGATGTTGTTTGTTCACCCGGCGGCTATGGGGAAAGGGATCGGGAAAACGCTCATGGATTACGCCATTCACCAACTGGAGGCCACAAAAGTAGACGTCAACGAAGATAATCCGCAGGCTGTCGGTTTTTATAAACACCGGGGTTTTCAGGTTCTGAGCCGCTCGGAGGTGGACCCCGCCGGCAAACCGTTCCCAATCCTGCACATGGCCCTGGTGAAGTAG